Proteins encoded together in one Vigna angularis cultivar LongXiaoDou No.4 chromosome 5, ASM1680809v1, whole genome shotgun sequence window:
- the LOC108339449 gene encoding beta-glucosidase 26, peroxisomal has protein sequence MMITMNMFPMLCVFVTSSIVTLTQSKAVPPILEVSYLNRSSFPKGFVFGTASASYQYEGAAREDGKGPSIWDTFTHKYPEKIKDRSTGDVTTDQYHRYKEDIGIMKDMNLDAYRFSISWPRVLPKGKLSAGVNKAGINYYNNLINELLKNGMEPFVTIFHWDVPQALEDEYGGFLSRHIVDDFRDFAELCFKEFGDRVKYWITLNEPSTVALNGYKFGEHAPGRCSGWQKLNCTGGDSGTEPYLVSHNLLLSHAAAANLYKTKYQKSQKGLLGITLNSDWFLPASDDITDRDAALRVLDFRFGWYMDPLTKGEYPTSMRHLVRNRLPRFSKEEAKQLKGSFDFLGLNHYATVYAVNAPDLSGSKPSPLNDRLVNVTNQREGRILCPYAASDWVCIYPRGLLQLLIYIKKNYNNPLIYITENGYDEFNDPTLSLEEKLLDTPRVDYLYRYLYYVKMAIRDGVNVKGYFVWSFLDNMEWAAGYTVRFGFIFVDFEKGLKRYPKVSAQWFKNFLRKSYFAHTETSLNMNKDMVFSGYQFLLHVGLFTLLVNFSITITQAVPPILDVSSLNRTSFPPAFIFGTASSAYQYEGAANEGGRGPSIWDTFSHQHPEKISDRSNGDVAVDQYHRYKEDVGIMKYMNTDAYRFSISWSRILPKGNISSDINQEGIKYYNNLINELLANDIQPFVTLFHWDLPQALEDEYGGFLSPRIINDFKDYAELCFKEFGDRVKHWITFNEPWSYSMGSEPYMSSHYQLLAHAAAVKVYKTNYQAFQKGLIGISLNCHWFIPFSNDTLDDRAAKRALDFMFGWYMQPLTRGKYPKTMHSLLGSRLPNFTEEQSRLLIGSFDFIGLNYYTTNYAAHIPHPVNSSGNTSYFQDTRVNFTTERNGSPIGPRAASSWLYVYPRGLRELLLYIKIKYKNPVIYITENGMDESNDPTLSLEEALMDTYRIDYFYRHLYYILSALKDGVKVHGYFAWSLLDNFEWSAGYTLRFGINFIDYKDNLKRHQKLSAHWFRNFLRKQ, from the exons ATGATGATCACAATGAACATGTTTCCGATGCTATGTGTTTTTGTTACCTCATCCATCGTCACCCTCACTCAATCCAAGGCCGTTCCACCCATCCTTGAAGTTTCTTATCTCAACCGGAGCAGTTTCCCCAAAGGCTTTGTTTTCGGGACAGCATCTGCTTCATACCAG TATGAAGGTGCTGCAAGGGAAGATGGAAAAGGCCCGAGTATATGGGATACTTTCACTCACAAATATCCAG aaaaaataaaagatcgGAGTACTGGAGATGTAACCACAGACCAATATCATCGGTATAAG GAGGATATAGGAATCATGAAGGACATGAATTTGGATGCTTATAGATTCTCCATTTCTTGGCCAAGGGTATTACCGA AAGGAAAGCTTTCTGCAGGAGTAAACAAGGCAGGGATAAACTACTATAATAATCTCATCAACGAGCTACTGAAGAATG GTATGGAACCATTTGTGACCATTTTTCATTGGGACGTTCCCCAAGCCTTGGAGGATGAGTATGGTGGCTTTTTAAGTCGTCACATTGT AGATGATTTTAGAGACTTTGCTGAACTGTGCTTCAAGGAATTTGGTGATAGGGTGAAATATTGGATTACTCTGAATGAACCCAGCACTGTGGCCTTGAATGGTTATAAATTTGGAGAGCATGCACCAGGTCGGTGTTCTGGTTGGCAAAAACTGAATTGCACAGGTGGTGATTCAGGAACTGAGCCCTATTTGGTTTCGCACAATCTACTTCTTTCTCATGCTGCTGCTGCCAACTTGTACAAGACCAAGTATCAG AAATCTCAAAAGGGTTTACTAGGAATTACCTTGAACAGTGACTGGTTTTTGCCCGCTAGTGATGACATAACAGATCGAGACGCTGCACTTCGAGTCCTTGACTTCAGGTTTGGGTG GTATATGGATCCTCTCACAAAAGGTGAGTATCCAACAAGCATGCGACATTTGGTGAGAAACCGGCTACCTAGGTTCTCCAAAGAAGAAGCCAAACAACTTAAGGGGTCGTTTGATTTTCTTGGTCTAAACCACTATGCAACTGTTTATGCTGTCAATGCACCTGATCTAAGTGGTTCCAAACCATCCCCACTCAATGATCGTCTAGTTAATGTTACAA ATCAGCGTGAAGGCCGGATCCTTTGTCCATAT GCTGCTTCGGACTGGGTATGCATTTATCCACGAGGATTACTACAGTTGTTGATTTACATCAAGAAGAATTACAATAACCCCTTAATTTACATTACTGAAAATG GTTATGATGAGTTCAATGATCCAACACTATCACTTGAAGAAAAGCTTTTAGATACACCCAGAGTTGATTACTTATATCGTTAtctttattatgttaaaatggCAATCAG GGATGGTGTGAATGTGAAAGGATATTTTGTATGGTCATTTCTGGATAACATGGAGTGGGCCGCTGGCTATACTGTGAGATTTGGATTCATCTTTGTGGATTTCGAAAAGGGTTTGAAAAGATACCCAAAAGTCTCGGCACAATGGTTCAAGAACTTTCTCAGAAAATCTTA TTTTG CGCATACAGAGACTTCACTGAACATGAACAAGGATATGGTATTCAGTGGCTATCAATTTCTTCTCCATGTTGGACTCTTCACTCTCCTTGTAAACTTTTCCATTACAATCACACAAGCTGTTCCGCCTATTCTTGATGTTTCTTCTCTTAATAGGACGAGTTTTCCCCCAGCTTTCATCTTCGGCACTGCCTCCTCAGCCTACCAG TACGAAGGTGCTGCAAATGAAGGAGGTAGAGGACCAAGCATATGGGATACCTTTTCTCATCAACATCCAG AAAAGATATCTGACAGAAGCAATGGAGATGTAGCTGTCGATCAATATCATCGTTATAAG GAAGATGTTGGGATCATGAAGTATATGAACACTGATGCGTACAGATTCTCTATCTCGTGGTCAAGGATATTGCCAA AAGGAAACATTAGCTCGGATATAAACCAAGAAGGAATCAAATATTACAACAATCTCATCAACGAACTGCTGGCTAATG ATATTCAGCCATTTGTCACTCTTTTCCATTGGGATCTTCCCCAAGCCTTAGAAGATGAATACGGTGGATTCTTAAGCCCTCGTATTAT AAACGATTTTAAAGACTACGCAGAGCTATGCTTCAAGGAATTTGGAGATAGAGTGAAACATTGGATTACTTTTAATGAGCCATGGAGTTACAGTATGGGCTCAGAGCCCTACATGAGCTCACACTACCAACTGCTAGCTCATGCAGCAGCTGTCAAAGTTTATAAAACCAATTATCAG GCATTTCAAAAGGGTTTGATAGGCATCAGCTTAAATTGTCACTGGTTTATTCCGTTCTCAAATGACACATTAGATGATCGAGCTGCCAAACGAGCTCTTGATTTCATGTTTGGATG GTATATGCAACCACTTACAAGAGGAAAGTATCCAAAAACCATGCATTCTTTGCTGGGAAGCCGATTACCAAACTTCACAGAAGAGCAATCCAGGCTACTTATTGGCTCGTTTGATTTTATTGGACTCAATTACTACACAACTAATTATGCTGCTCACATACCCCATCCAGTTAATAGCTCAGGCAATACTAGCTATTTCCAAGATACTAGAGTCAATTTTACAA CTGAACGTAACGGATCACCCATTGGACCAAGG GCTGCTTCATCTTGGCTATATGTTTATCCAAGGGGACTTAGAGAACTATTGTTGTACATCAAGATTAAGTATAAAAACCCTGTAATTTACATAACAGAAAATG GGATGGACGAGTCCAATGATCCAACACTATCACTTGAAGAGGCACTGATGGATACTTACAGAATTGACTACTTCTATCGCCATCTTTATTACATTTTAAGTGCACTAAA GGATGGGGTGAAAGTACATGGATACTTTGCATGGTCGCTTCTGGATAACTTCGAATGGAGTGCTGGCTACACCTTGCGCTTTGGAATTAACTTCATCGATTACAAGGATAATTTGAAAAGACACCAAAAGCTCTCTGCGCATTGGTTCAGGAATTTTCTTCGAAAACAATAG
- the LOC108340789 gene encoding cyanogenic beta-glucosidase-like gives MMALHSDLFPLLCVLSLFVTSFVIVTHSKAISPIHDASFLNRSSFPQGFVFGAASSAYQYEGAAREGGRGPSIWDTFTHKYPQKIKDGSTGDVADDSYHRYKEDIGIMKYMNLDAYRFSISWSRILPKGKLSAGVNHEGINYYNNLINELMANGLQPYVTLFHWDVPQALEDEYGGFLNPHIVDDFRDYAEVCFKEFGDRVKHWITLNEPRSVSKNGYANGRFAPGRCSDWLKLNCTGGDSGIEPYLTSHYQLLAHAAAAKLYKTKYQASQKGLIGVTLNSDWYVPVSKQKSDRDAARRGLDFIFGWFMEPLTKGEYPKSMRSMLGNRLPEFTREESRQLKGSFDFLGLNYYSSFYAAHAPHQLGVRPALQTDSLVNVTNQHNGKLLGPMAASNWLCIYPRGFRRLLLFIKKHYNNPVIYITENGYDEFDDPTLSLEESLLDTYRVDYIYRHLYYLQTAIKDGVNVKGYFVWSLLDNMEWDSGYSVRFGLVFVDFKDGLKRYPKYSAHWFKNFLSKS, from the exons ATGATGGCATTACACTCTGACTTGTTTCCGTTACTCTGCGTTTTGTCTCTTTTTGTTACCTCCTTCGTCATCGTCACTCATTCCAAGGCCATTTCACCCATTCATGACGCTTCATTTCTCAACCGGAGCAGTTTTCCCCAAGGCTTTGTTTTCGGAGCAGCATCCTCGGCATACCAG TATGAAGGGGCTGCAAGGGAAGGTGGAAGAGGACCCAGTATATGGGATACTTTCACTCATAAATACCCAC aaaaaataaaagacgGAAGTACTGGAGATGTAGCAGACGACTCATATCATCGGTACAAG GAGGATATTGGAATCATGAAGTACATGAATTTGGATGCTTATAGATTTTCCATTTCTTGGTCTAGGATTCTACCCA AAGGAAAACTTAGTGCAGGTGTAAACCATGAAGGAATAAACTACTACAACAACCTTATCAACGAGCTAATGGCAAATg GTCTGCAACCATATGTGACCCTTTTTCATTGGGACGTTCCCCAAGCCTTAGAGGATGAGTATGGCGGTTTCTTAAACCCTCATATTGT AGATGATTTTAGGGACTATGCTGAAGTTTGCTTCAAGGAATTTGGTGATAGGGTAAAACATTGGATTACTTTAAATGAACCAAGGAGTGTGAGCAAGAATGGCTATGCAAATGGTAGGTTTGCACCTGGTCGGTGTTCTGATTGGTTAAAACTGAACTGCACAGGTGGTGATTCCGGAATCGAGCCCTACTTGACTTCACACTACCAACTTCTTGCTCATGCTGCTGCTGCCAAACTgtataagaccaagtatcag GCATCTCAAAAGGGTTTAATAGGGGTTACATTGAATTCTGATTGGTATGTTCCGGTTTCAAAACAGAAATCAGATCGAGATGCTGCACGTCGGGGCCTTGACTTCATTTTTGGATG GTTTATGGAACCACTCACTAAAGGTGAGTATCCAAAGAGCATGCGATCTATGTTGGGAAACCGGCTACCAGAGTTCACCAGAGAAGAGTCCAGACAACTCAAAGGGTCATTTGATTTTCTGGGCCTAAACTACTACTCATCCTTTTATGCTGCCCATGCACCTCACCAACTTGGTGTCAGACCAGCCTTACAAACTGATTCTCTTGTTAATGTTACAA ATCAGCATAATGGCAAGCTCCTTGGTCCAATG GCTGCTTCTAACTGGTTGTGCATTTATCCACGAGGATTCCGACGACTGTTGCTTTTCATCAAGAAGCATTACAACAACCCCGTAATTTACATTACTGAAAACG GTTATGACGAGTTTGACGATCCAACACTTTCACTTGAAGAAAGCCTTCTAGATACATACAGAGTTGATTACATATACCGACATCTTTATTATCTTCAAACTGCAATCAA GGATGGTGTGAATGTGAAGGGATATTTTGTGTGGTCATTGCTGGATAACATGGAGTGGGACTCTGGCTATAGTGTGCGATTTGGACTCGTCTTTGTGGATTTCAAAGATGGCTTGAAAAGATACCCGAAATACTCGGCACATTGGTTCAAAAACTTCCTTAGTAAATCTTAG